In Methanocella paludicola SANAE, the sequence GCAATGCCCAGAGTATTTGAGAGTTCGGGCATTGACGGTGTTTTAGAGGCTCAGGGATTTAGTGAGTAAAAATTATAAAAAAAATTCGTGGTTTAATTACTTTGGAGAGGTTCGTGTTACTGACCAAACAAAAGTGATACCGACCAAACAAAACAGCGTATACCGGAAACAATGCATGATAAAAAAATGTATATTAAGGATATACAGGCTCTGGCTCGGGCACCACCTGCGCCTCGATCGCGGGCAATGTGATAATGAACTCGCTGCCCTGCTTATAATCCCCCGGCACACGGCTCTCCACGCGTATATCCCCGCCCAGCCGGTCCAGCACCAGCTTCACCAGAAACAATGGCAGCGCCTTCCCGTGCGCCTGCGTAATGCCAAGGTGGAACGTGAACAGCTCATTCCGGGTCTCGTCAGGGATCTCCTGAGAATTATCGATGATGGACACCGTGTAGTAAGGCTGCGTGTCGATGTGCACCTTGTCCACCTTGATGTCGAGCGCGACGTCCCCGCGGGAGCACATGATGGCATTATTCATCAGCGTATAGAAAACGTCTTTCAACACGGTGCTGCCGTTCACTATCCGCCCCATCTGCGGAGTATAGTGGATATCCACGCTCTTCGTCTGCGGCCAGTCCACTTCCTTTATTGCGTCCTCGATCAACCCATCGAGGTCCATTGACTCGATGGGCAGGTCTTCGCTGAGCGTGTGGTGCAGGATGCGGACATTATCGACGATGGTCTCGCTTTCCTCGACATCCCTCTTAACGGCGTCGATGGTATCCCTGGCGTCCCGGTCAAGCGTCGTTTCCGAAAGGACCGTATCCAGGTCTTCGATAATGACCTTGTTCAGGTTCTTGATATCGTGCTCGATAATGTCAAGGTACATGGAAGCCTGGCGGTTCATGTCGAGGTTCAGCACGCACAGCCTGCCGACGGCAATGGCCGAAGAACAGCGCTCCGCTGCCACCATTAAGATCTCCAGCTCCAGCTCGCTGAACAGGTGCGTCTTCCGCCAGTCGACGTGCAGAACGCCGATGGCCTCCCCGCCATACAACAAAGGCACGCCGAGCATTGAATGGATGCCGGCACGCTGGACATATGGGCTGATGACGAGAGGGTCGGCCTGGGCGTCCTGGACGTACAGGTGGTTCTTCGTTTCGGCGATCATGCCCTCGAAGCCCTGGCCTATGGGCACGGTGAAGCGCTGCGCGGCCTCCTCGCCCGCGCCCAGCGCCATGAACGCCGTCAGGTTATCCCCCTCGCGTAAATGCAATACGGCCCCGTCGGCCTTGAATAGATCGATGAGCGTTTGCAGGATCTCGTAAAGCTGCTCTTCGGCGTCCGCCGCGTCGTGCCCGCTCATCCCGATGTCCAGTACGGCGTGCAGCGATTCCTTCGCGCTGTCCAGCTGCTCCTGGAGGCTGCTCCTGTCTTCCTGTTTTCCCATCATCCCGTCCGACCCCAAGAAGCGTTTCACGGCCGGATATAAAAACGCATATCAAAATTATTATGGCTGATGATAATAAAATAAAAAAAGACGAGGGCAATGGTCCGATTATTTCTTTCCTGCCCTCAATATCGCGGCAATGCAAAAGACGCCGATCGCCAGTAATAGGGGCGTGGATGGAGTCTGCGTCCCGGTCGTGGCGGAACCCGCCGTGGGCGCCGCAGTGGCCGTCGGGACGGCCGTCGAGGCCGATCCGATGAACTTGATCTGCGTAGCCTTTCCGGATTCTGCCAGGTAGCCAGTCTCCGGGTCCCTATAGCTTAATCCGCCGATACCCCAGACCGTGCCATTCTGGTTTAACGCCAGCACGGGGGCCTTAAAGTCCGCCGAAATGGCCTTCGCGCCGGTGATCGCCGTCAGTGCCGTGGGCGTATTGATCGGGGGGCCCGCCACGCTAAGGCTCATCGCGGACGGATAGTAATTGCCCCAGACGTATATCGTCCCGTCGTCCTTGAGAGCTGCGGCCGTCTCGGACGAGGCCGCGACATCGATGATGCCGCTCAGCCCGGGGACCTGTACGGGCACCTTCGACCCGGACGTGCCCGTGCCGAGGACGCCCTGGTTATTCCAGCCGCAGGCCCAGACCGTGCCGTCCTCCTTCAAGAACAGGCTGAACTGGTAGCCCGCCGCAACGTCCTTGACGCCCGATAAGCCGGTCACTTTGACGGGCGTCGGCTGGGCGGCATAGCTGCCGATGCCGATCTGGCCGTTGAGGTTATTGCCCCAGGCCCAGGCGTTGCCGTCCTTATCCACGACGAGGTAGTGCCAGTTGCCGGCGGAGATGGCCTTGATGTTCGCAAGGCCCGGGACAATTTCGGGAACCGTTACGTTCTTATTATTGGCACCGCTGCCGTACGAGTAATAGCCCCAGACCCAGACGGTGCCGTCGTCCTTCAGCGCCATGCCCACCGAGTCCTTTGCGTCGATGGCTACGATATTGCTGAGGCCTTTAACCTGCGCGAAGCTCGAGCGGTCCGTCATAGTGCCGTCGCCGAGTTGCCCGTGGTCATTCTTACCTGCCGCCCAGACCGTGCCATCCCCCTTCAGCAAGAGCGTGAACGTCGCGTCTGCCGATAAGGCCTTGACGCCGGTCAGGCCCGGTATCTGGAAAGGCACGTATATCGTGCTCTTGTCGCCAATGCCCATCTGGCCGTCCCGGTTATTGCCCCAGGCCCAGACCGTACCATCTTCAGCCAAAGCGAAGTTCGCGTATGCGCCGGAATCGACCGCTTTCATCTTGACCGACGATGCGGCCATTGATATCGTCGCGGCTGTAGAAAAAAGGGCCGCTAACATGATCACAGTAATCACTAACCTTAACTTACCCCTCATAATGAAAGCAATCTCTTGCAGTGTATCTTTAATATTTCCTTATCTTTTGATAATTGCCGAAAGGTGGATAAGCTCTTAAGCTCATATGGAGTTCGGGTATTAGATGAGAAAGAAGGCCAATGGTACAGAGACGAGCGCCTTCGGCTCCGCGGGCCGGTATAGTCACGATTCCTCGAAGTTTTATGGCGGCAGGCTGTACGAGGGCCTGCAGGCCCCGGATATCGTCGAGCATGGCGAGAATCCGGTACCAGCGAAGCGCCTGAATAAGATCTTTTGTAAGTCCAGCGAGCGCATGGATGAGCTTCCGGATAATTCTGTTCATTTGATGGTCACATCCCCGCCGTATAACGTCGGCAAGGAATATGACGATGACCTCACGCTGGACGAGTATCGGGCATTATTATTTTGCGTCTGGGAAGAGGTTTATCGCGTTCTCGTCCCTGGAGGCCGTGTCTGTCTCAACGTCGCTAATCTAGGGCGAAAGCCCTACTTGCCATTACACGCGTTCATGGCTGAAGATCTGCTGAAAGCAGGGTTCCTGATGCGCGGCGAGGTCATCTGGAACAAAGCATCTGCAGCGGGAACATCGACAGCATGGGGAAGCTGGCAGTCGGCGAAAAATCCCACGCTCAGGGATGTCCACGAGTACATACTCGTATTCTCCAAACAGTCATACTCGCGAACACCGGGTGATAAAAGATCGACAATAACGAAGGAAGAATTCCTCGAGTACACGAAAAGTGTCTGGTCATTCGGCTCCGAGTCGGCAAAAAAGATAGGCCACCCGGCGCCGTACCCGGTCGAGCTACCCTCCCGCTGTATCAAGCTCTACACCTTCGAGGGCGACGTCGTCCTTGACCCGTTCATCGGCAGCGGCACGACCGCCGTCGCCGCAAAAATGCTCGATCGCCACTACGTCGGCTACGAGGTCGACGAAGAATACGTGGAGCTGGCCAGGCGCCGGCTTAAAAACCACTTTCTATAAATACCAACCCCTCATATTAAGAACGATGCTCGGCACCCTCGTTCAATGGGTAAAGGAATACAGGCTGATGTTTCTATTATTCATCCTCGTTCCCGTGACGCTGGGATCTTCCATATCCCTCATGTATGACGGAGGGGGCATCAGTCAGTTCTACTATGTCATATCGATCATCGCTATCCTGCTCTTGCAGGGCGGCACCCTGGCCATGGGCCGTTTTTTCGACATCTTCTTCAACGGCGGCATATTAAAAAATATAAGAGAGATCCTGCTCGACATTAAAGGCCACATGGGCGAGCTGGCGAAGCCTTCGTTTTACCTGATATCGGGCGGCATCAGCCTCGGCTTATGCGTTTTTATAGGCCTGTTCATCGCTATAACGAGAAGTCTGCTATTATTGCCGATAGGCATGATCGGCGTAGGCATGGGCATGTTCTACACCATACCTCCGCTCAAGCAGCGATTCCACATCATAGGCCAGCTTGCCTGGTTCCTTACCGTGCCCCTTTGCGCCGTAGGCGCATTTCTGGTGCAGGTGCCCATCCCGTCGCTCGAGACGCTGGCACAGCATTCCGGCACGTTCTGGCTCATCATCGGGGCATGCCTGCCGCTGGCTCTCATAGGCACCTGCGGGAACTACCTCATTGAAAAATACCAGCCCATTGAAAAGGCGTAACATCCGCAGAATTTATGGGCAATAAATGAAACCTAACTTGGAACGCTATGGACGTCATAATATTCCTATTAAGCTTCATTATCATCCTCATCGGCTGTGAGCTTTTCACGAACGGCGTCGAATGGGCCGGCAAAAAGCTCAAGCTCACGAAAAGCGCCGTCGGCAGCATCCTCGCTGCCATCGGCACGGCGCTTCCCGAGACCATCCTGCCCCTCATTGCCATCCTGCTCCTCGCCGGCGACGCCGGCACGGACATCGGCACCGGCTCCATACTTGGCTCTCCCTTCACCCTGTCCACGATAGCGCTCTTCCTTTGCGGGCTGACCGCCCTTCTGTTGGCGAAGGATAAAGCTACCGGCGTCGTCCACGTTAACGGCAAAATGGTCCGCAACAACCTGAGGTTCTTCATCCTGGCATATGGCATTGCTGCCATCGCGGCCTTTATCCCCGAAGAGTATCGGACGGTAAAGCTCATTATCGCTATCGGGCTGCTTCTGATCTATATCGCCTATATGGTGCGCACGCTTAAGGCCGATGGTGAAACGTCCGAAGAGGACGAGACCAAGTGCCTCTACTTTGATTCGTACGTCGGAAAGCTCACGGGAAATAAGGTCGATGCAAGCGCCGAGCCCTCATTGATCACCATCGTGGCGCAGGTCTTCATATCGCTGGCGATCATCGTGCTGGGAGCCAACATTTTCGTCAACCAGGTCAACGAGGCGGCCACCCTTCTCGGCATCAGCCCGCTCATCCTCTCGCTGCTCATCAGCCCTCTGGCGACTGAATTGCCTGAGATGTTCAACAGCATCCTCTGGGTCAGGGAAGGTAAGGACATCTTCGCGGTGGGTAACATCCTGGGCGCCATGGTCTACCAGAGCTGTATTCTGGCTTTCATCGGTATCGTGCTTACTCCGTGGCACTTCAGCCCCGGGGACCCGACCCAGCTTTTGCAGATCATCAGCATCGCTATCGCACTGTTCTCTGCAGCCGTTTTGTACTTTAATTCGAGTAAGGATACGCTGAAGATCTGGACCCTGCTGCTTTGCGGCGTGTTTTATATTGTGCTCATAACGCTGGTACTGCTTCGGATATAATTCCTAAAAATTTTCATCGAGGCACTAAGCGTACAGAGGCACAGTTTTCACCACAATGGCACGGAGTTCACGAAGGCCCACTAAGATTTCTTTTAAATGTGAGGGACAGAGGCCACAAAGCCCGGTTCATTAACGATAGGGCACAAAGGATATAATGGCACAACGGAATGAACAAGAGCACTTTTTGCCATCGTGCCATTGTCCCCTTCGTGCCTTATAACCCAAAAAGCCTGCTCTGTGGCCTTTGTGACTCACATTTAAAAAAGTCTTTGTGAAACTCAGTGCGCTCCGTGCCATTGTGGTGAAAATAGTGCCTCTGTACGCTTAGTGACTTAAAAAGGATTGTATAAAATTGCAGTAATCATGAGAAGAACAAAAAATTAAAAAAGGTTAGGGGTGCGTGTAATAGGCCACGATAACCCCATTAATAGAGTCAATACGGCAGAAGGCGAAACGCTCGAACTGCACGACATTGTTCAGCTCGTTATGGATACCCTGCTCCGCC encodes:
- a CDS encoding DNA-methyltransferase, with protein sequence MRKKANGTETSAFGSAGRYSHDSSKFYGGRLYEGLQAPDIVEHGENPVPAKRLNKIFCKSSERMDELPDNSVHLMVTSPPYNVGKEYDDDLTLDEYRALLFCVWEEVYRVLVPGGRVCLNVANLGRKPYLPLHAFMAEDLLKAGFLMRGEVIWNKASAAGTSTAWGSWQSAKNPTLRDVHEYILVFSKQSYSRTPGDKRSTITKEEFLEYTKSVWSFGSESAKKIGHPAPYPVELPSRCIKLYTFEGDVVLDPFIGSGTTAVAAKMLDRHYVGYEVDEEYVELARRRLKNHFL
- a CDS encoding RCC1 domain-containing protein: MLAALFSTAATISMAASSVKMKAVDSGAYANFALAEDGTVWAWGNNRDGQMGIGDKSTIYVPFQIPGLTGVKALSADATFTLLLKGDGTVWAAGKNDHGQLGDGTMTDRSSFAQVKGLSNIVAIDAKDSVGMALKDDGTVWVWGYYSYGSGANNKNVTVPEIVPGLANIKAISAGNWHYLVVDKDGNAWAWGNNLNGQIGIGSYAAQPTPVKVTGLSGVKDVAAGYQFSLFLKEDGTVWACGWNNQGVLGTGTSGSKVPVQVPGLSGIIDVAASSETAAALKDDGTIYVWGNYYPSAMSLSVAGPPINTPTALTAITGAKAISADFKAPVLALNQNGTVWGIGGLSYRDPETGYLAESGKATQIKFIGSASTAVPTATAAPTAGSATTGTQTPSTPLLLAIGVFCIAAILRAGKK
- a CDS encoding GAF domain-containing sensor histidine kinase codes for the protein MMGKQEDRSSLQEQLDSAKESLHAVLDIGMSGHDAADAEEQLYEILQTLIDLFKADGAVLHLREGDNLTAFMALGAGEEAAQRFTVPIGQGFEGMIAETKNHLYVQDAQADPLVISPYVQRAGIHSMLGVPLLYGGEAIGVLHVDWRKTHLFSELELEILMVAAERCSSAIAVGRLCVLNLDMNRQASMYLDIIEHDIKNLNKVIIEDLDTVLSETTLDRDARDTIDAVKRDVEESETIVDNVRILHHTLSEDLPIESMDLDGLIEDAIKEVDWPQTKSVDIHYTPQMGRIVNGSTVLKDVFYTLMNNAIMCSRGDVALDIKVDKVHIDTQPYYTVSIIDNSQEIPDETRNELFTFHLGITQAHGKALPLFLVKLVLDRLGGDIRVESRVPGDYKQGSEFIITLPAIEAQVVPEPEPVYP
- a CDS encoding sodium:calcium antiporter — translated: MDVIIFLLSFIIILIGCELFTNGVEWAGKKLKLTKSAVGSILAAIGTALPETILPLIAILLLAGDAGTDIGTGSILGSPFTLSTIALFLCGLTALLLAKDKATGVVHVNGKMVRNNLRFFILAYGIAAIAAFIPEEYRTVKLIIAIGLLLIYIAYMVRTLKADGETSEEDETKCLYFDSYVGKLTGNKVDASAEPSLITIVAQVFISLAIIVLGANIFVNQVNEAATLLGISPLILSLLISPLATELPEMFNSILWVREGKDIFAVGNILGAMVYQSCILAFIGIVLTPWHFSPGDPTQLLQIISIAIALFSAAVLYFNSSKDTLKIWTLLLCGVFYIVLITLVLLRI